A portion of the Chelonia mydas isolate rCheMyd1 chromosome 23, rCheMyd1.pri.v2, whole genome shotgun sequence genome contains these proteins:
- the MRPS12 gene encoding 28S ribosomal protein S12, mitochondrial, with the protein MRRMSCRGFLRLLAPPLRWSINAFPHAFVPGRWPLTQALGQLETRTMATLNQMHRKGKPKFPPPKLGPTFGNPQVKGVVLKTMIRKPKKPNSANRKCARVRLSNGKEVVCFIPGEGHNLQEHSIVLVEGGRTQDLPGVKLKIVRGKYDCAHVQKKK; encoded by the exons ATGCGGAGAATGTCATGCAGGGGTTTCCTGAGGTTGCTGGCACCACCTTTGAGATGGA GTATCAATGCTTTCCCTCATGCCTTCGTACCAGGGAGATGGCCATTAACCCAAGCTCTGGGCCAGCTGGAAACCCGCACCATGGCAACCCTCAACCAGATGCACCGTAAGGGCAAGCCAAAgtttcccccacccaaactcgGCCCCACCTTTGGCAACCCCCAGGTCAAGGGCGTGGTCCTCAAGACCATGATTCGCAAGCCCAAGAAGCCCAACTCTGCCAACAGAAAGTGCGCCCGGGTGCGGCTCAGCAACGGCAAGGAGGTGGTCTGCTTCATTCCCGGAGAAGGTCACAACTTGCAGGAGCACAGTATTGTGCTGGTGGAAGGTGGAAGGACACAGGACTTGCCTGGGGTGAAGCTCAAAATAGTGCGAGGGAAATATGACTGCGCCCATGTTCAGAAGAAGAAATAA
- the SARS2 gene encoding serine--tRNA ligase, mitochondrial isoform X1, protein MAAPMALGRALRRVRAWRALPGPGLPGAGRRRSSEGAAGRSRLYEHVREGNSARPRLDMAALSARAEQAERELETRKGPLGPRDLREILSTWKRLVNVQEEIGKLETEKEEVSVQVKYLVETQDKSTLQSLPDYQALRNRGREIRNQLNSLYQQEMELDEKYYLKALKLPNWTHPDVPVGDESQARVVEVVGEKPAFDFKVKGHLEIGEDLAIIRQRRLSHVSGHRSYYLRGAGAMLQHALVQFTVSKLVKQGFIPMAVPDLLRGAVFEGCGMQPNAVPSPVYNIDPTRFEDLCLAGTSEVGIAGYFMDHAVNLADMPVRTVCSSTCYRTETDTGKEPWGLYRVHQFTKVEMFGVTAAESGEESAALLEEFLALQKEIFSELGLHYKVLDMPTQELGLPAYRKYDIEAWMPGRGKYGEISSTSNCTDYQSRRLNIMYCDRTGQLCYAHTVNGTACAVPRVLIALLESNQLKDGSVRVPAILQPFLGAEIIVKPGYAPLKYIGPNQPKRC, encoded by the exons ATGGCGGCGCCCATGGCGCTGGGGCGGGCGCTGCGGCGGGTCCGCGCGTGGCGGGCGCTGCCGGGGCCGGGGCTGCCCGGCGCGGGGAGGCGGCGGAGCAGCGAGGGGGCGGCGGGGCGGAGCCGGCTGTACGAGCACGTGCGGGAAGGGAACAGCGCGCGGCCCCGCCTGGACATGGCGGCGCTGAGCGCCCGGGCCGAGCAGGCGGAGCGGGAGCTGGAGACCCGCAAGGGGCCGCTGGGGCCCCGGGACCTGCGCGAGATC CTCTCCACGTGGAAGAGACTGGTGAATGTGCAAGAAGAGATTGGAAAACTTGAAACTGAGAAAGAGGAAGTCTCCGTTCAAGTGAAATACCTCGTG gAGACCCAGGACAAGAGCACATTGCAGTCG CTTCCCGATTACCAAGCGCTACGGAACCGAGGTCGGGAAATACGTAACCAGCTGAATTCCCTGTACCAGCAGGAGATGGAACTGGATGAAAAGTACTATCTGAAGGCTCTGAAACTGCCGAACTGGACCCACCCTGATGTG CCCGTCGGAGATGAGAGCCAAGCGAGGGTGGTGGAGGTCGTGGGAGAGAAACCAG CTTTTGATTTCAAAGTGAAGGGGCACCTGGAAATTGGGGAAGACCTGGCTATCATCAGACAAAG GCGCCTCTCTCACGTCTCAGGCCACCGCTCCTATTATCTccgtggggctggagccatgCTCCAGCATGCCCTGGTGCAGTTCACCGTCAGCAAGTTGGTGAAACAG GGCTTCATTCCGATGGCCGTTCCGGACCTGCTGCGAGGAGCCGTGTTT GAAGGCTGTGGCATGCAGCCCAACGCCGTCCCGTCCCCGGTGTACAACATCGACCCGACCCGCTTCGAGGACCTGTGCCTGGCTGGCACCTCCGAGGTCGGCATCGCAG GCTACTTCATGGATCATGCTGTGAATTTGGCGGACATGCCTGTCAG AACCGTGTGTTCCAGCACATGCTACAGAACCGAGACAGACACCGGCAAGGAGCCCTGGGGGTTGTACAGAGTCCATCAGTTCACCAAG gtgGAGATGTTCGGGGTGACGGCGGCGGAGAGCGGGGAGGAGAGCGCCGCCCTGCTGGAGGAGTTCCTCGCCCTGCAGAAGGAGATCTTCTCCGAGCTGGGGCTGCACTACAA GGTCCTGGATATGCCCACCCAGGAGCTCGGGCTGCCCGCCTACCGGAAATACGACATCGAAGCCTGGATGCCCGGCAGGGGCAAGTATGGCGAG ATCTCCAGCACCTCCAACTGCACTGACTACCAGAGCCGGCGTCTGAACATCATGTACTGCGACCGGACGGGGCAGCTCTGCTACGCACATACG GTCAACGGAACAGCCTGCGCTGTCCCGCGGGTGCTGATCGCTCTGCTGGAGTCCAACCAGCTCAAG GACGGCAGCGTCCGAGTCCCCGCGATCCTGCAGCCATTCCTGGGTGCGGAAATCATCGTCAAACCCGGCTACGCCCCCTTGAAATACATCGGGCCCAACCAGCCCAAACGCTGCTGA
- the SARS2 gene encoding serine--tRNA ligase, mitochondrial isoform X2 has protein sequence MAAPMALGRALRRVRAWRALPGPGLPGAGRRRSSEGAAGRSRLYEHVREGNSARPRLDMAALSARAEQAERELETRKGPLGPRDLREILSTWKRLVNVQEEIGKLETEKEEVSVQVKYLVETQDKSTLQSLPDYQALRNRGREIRNQLNSLYQQEMELDEKYYLKALKLPNWTHPDVPVGDESQARVVEVVGEKPAFDFKVKGHLEIGEDLAIIRQRRLSHVSGHRSYYLRGAGAMLQHALVQFTVSKLVKQGFIPMAVPDLLRGAVFEGCGMQPNAVPSPVYNIDPTRFEDLCLAGTSEVGIAGYFMDHAVNLADMPVRTVCSSTCYRTETDTGKEPWGLYRVHQFTKVEMFGVTAAESGEESAALLEEFLALQKEIFSELGLHYKVLDMPTQELGLPAYRKYDIEAWMPGRGKYGEVNGTACAVPRVLIALLESNQLKDGSVRVPAILQPFLGAEIIVKPGYAPLKYIGPNQPKRC, from the exons ATGGCGGCGCCCATGGCGCTGGGGCGGGCGCTGCGGCGGGTCCGCGCGTGGCGGGCGCTGCCGGGGCCGGGGCTGCCCGGCGCGGGGAGGCGGCGGAGCAGCGAGGGGGCGGCGGGGCGGAGCCGGCTGTACGAGCACGTGCGGGAAGGGAACAGCGCGCGGCCCCGCCTGGACATGGCGGCGCTGAGCGCCCGGGCCGAGCAGGCGGAGCGGGAGCTGGAGACCCGCAAGGGGCCGCTGGGGCCCCGGGACCTGCGCGAGATC CTCTCCACGTGGAAGAGACTGGTGAATGTGCAAGAAGAGATTGGAAAACTTGAAACTGAGAAAGAGGAAGTCTCCGTTCAAGTGAAATACCTCGTG gAGACCCAGGACAAGAGCACATTGCAGTCG CTTCCCGATTACCAAGCGCTACGGAACCGAGGTCGGGAAATACGTAACCAGCTGAATTCCCTGTACCAGCAGGAGATGGAACTGGATGAAAAGTACTATCTGAAGGCTCTGAAACTGCCGAACTGGACCCACCCTGATGTG CCCGTCGGAGATGAGAGCCAAGCGAGGGTGGTGGAGGTCGTGGGAGAGAAACCAG CTTTTGATTTCAAAGTGAAGGGGCACCTGGAAATTGGGGAAGACCTGGCTATCATCAGACAAAG GCGCCTCTCTCACGTCTCAGGCCACCGCTCCTATTATCTccgtggggctggagccatgCTCCAGCATGCCCTGGTGCAGTTCACCGTCAGCAAGTTGGTGAAACAG GGCTTCATTCCGATGGCCGTTCCGGACCTGCTGCGAGGAGCCGTGTTT GAAGGCTGTGGCATGCAGCCCAACGCCGTCCCGTCCCCGGTGTACAACATCGACCCGACCCGCTTCGAGGACCTGTGCCTGGCTGGCACCTCCGAGGTCGGCATCGCAG GCTACTTCATGGATCATGCTGTGAATTTGGCGGACATGCCTGTCAG AACCGTGTGTTCCAGCACATGCTACAGAACCGAGACAGACACCGGCAAGGAGCCCTGGGGGTTGTACAGAGTCCATCAGTTCACCAAG gtgGAGATGTTCGGGGTGACGGCGGCGGAGAGCGGGGAGGAGAGCGCCGCCCTGCTGGAGGAGTTCCTCGCCCTGCAGAAGGAGATCTTCTCCGAGCTGGGGCTGCACTACAA GGTCCTGGATATGCCCACCCAGGAGCTCGGGCTGCCCGCCTACCGGAAATACGACATCGAAGCCTGGATGCCCGGCAGGGGCAAGTATGGCGAG GTCAACGGAACAGCCTGCGCTGTCCCGCGGGTGCTGATCGCTCTGCTGGAGTCCAACCAGCTCAAG GACGGCAGCGTCCGAGTCCCCGCGATCCTGCAGCCATTCCTGGGTGCGGAAATCATCGTCAAACCCGGCTACGCCCCCTTGAAATACATCGGGCCCAACCAGCCCAAACGCTGCTGA